Genomic segment of Luteolibacter sp. Y139:
CAGGGGACGCCGGCGAAATCGTGCTCGGCCTTTTGGCAGAGGAGGGCCTTTTCCTTGGTATCGAGGACGGTATCGAGCAGGCCTTCCAGCAGGGTGGCGACGCAGCACTCGAGGGCGGCGGAGGAGGAGAGGCCGGCACCGCCGGGCACGGAAGAGAGGATGTAGGCGTCGAAGCCGGGAAGGTGATGACCGCGGTCCTGGAAGCCCTGGAATACGCCGCGGAGGTAGTTCGCCCACTTCGGCGCGGTGATCTCCTGCTTGGTGTTGAGCGGCAGGATCGCCGGTTCGCCGCCGAGGGCGGTGGCGACGCGGGCTTCATTGGTGCCATTCAGCGCGGCAGCCATCACGATGTAGCGGTCGATCGCGAAGGGCAGCACGAAGCCATCGCAGTAGTCGATGTGTTCACCGATCAGATTGACGCGGCCGGGAGCGGCGGCGGTGACGGTGGCGTCGCAGCCGAATTGTTCCTTGAGGCCGGCGGCAGCGTCGGCGGCGAGATCAGTCAGGGTCGTGGCGAGGTCGAGGGACATGGACGAGGAGAGGATCGCTGCCGGGGCTCTCAGCGGCGATCGGGCGGTGGCACCCCGTGGAAGCGGCCGGTGCCGGCCGAAGGGTGAAGAAATCCGCGGATTTGGCAAAGGTGAAAGCTGTCCGCAGAAAACCTGTTTGGGTGAAACGATCGAATGGCGAGGATTGAACCAAGTCATCCCGCGAAACGGGTTCGATTGGTGAATTCCTCCTTTCCGATATGTATAGGAAAGCGGAAAAGCGGAAAAACACCCGAGGCCGTGGTTGAGGCGAACGGGCAAGAAAACGGGGCCAATCCAGCCAGTTGGCGGAATTGGCCCCGGAGGTGAAGCGGGACCGGGAACGGGCGCGAGGCCTTAGTCCCCGGAGGTCTTGTTGAATTTGGCGAGCGCCAGCATCACCAGGCCGAACACGAGCAGGACGGCGCCCCAGCTCAGGTTGATGTTATGGCCGAGCGATTTCTGGTAGATTTCGCTGCCCTTGGTCACCGCGCCGTAGCCGACGAGGATGGCTCCGAAGAGCGTGAAGAGGACACCGATAGGCAGCCGCAGGTCGAAGTTCATAGGTAGGATGTCGGCTGGGGTTTACCAGAAGATGATGTTGAGGATCAGAGCGAAGACCAGCACCGCGGTGCCGACCACGGCCGGGCGCTTCCAGAGCGGCTCGGCTTCGTCGTTCTGCTTGGGCGTGAGGGAGTAGACGAGGCCAACGAGTTCCTTGTCCTCCTTGGTCCGGGCCGTCGCCAGCGAGATGACGATGGTGAGGATGAAGCAGGAGCTCCAGGCGACGATGGCGAGCCAGAAGTTCTGGGCCATGCTGGAGGTGAACTGGTAGTGGGCGCCGAGGTAGCCGCCCTTGATCCAAGGCAGGGCGGCTTCGCCGGCTGCCATGATCTTCGGGGTGCTGAGGCCGTGGAAGGCGGCGGCGGCGAGGGTGCCACCGAGCAGGCCGAAGAAGGCACCGTGGCCGGTGGCCCGCTTCCAGAACATGCCGAGAAGGAAGGTTGCGAAGACCGGAGCGTTCACGAAGCCGAACACCAGCTGGAGGAAGTCCATGATGTTGTCCACGTTCTTCGCGACATAGGCGAAGGCGATGGAGATCAGGATGCCGGCGACGGTGGCGACCTTACCCATCCACATGTAGTGGGAGTCGGACTTGTTCGGCGCGATGTAGGACTGGTAGATGTCGTAGGTCCAGACGGTGTTGAAGGCGGTCACGTTGCCCGCCATGCCGGACATGAAGGAGGCCATCAGCGCGGTGAGGGCGAGGCCGAGGAGGCCGGTCGGCAGGTAGTGGGCGATCAGCGAGGGGATCACCAGGTTGTAGTCCGGATTGCCGGTTTCCATGCCGGGGATCGAGTAGCCGGTGCCGGACTTCATCAGCGCCAGGGCGATGATGCCGGGAAGGATCACGATCACGGGGAAGAGCATCTTTGGCACGGCGCCGATGATGGGCGTGCGGCGGGCGTCGTTCATGGACTTGGCGGCCATGGCGCGCTGGACGACGAGGAAGTCCGTGCACCAGTAACCGAAGGAGAGCACGAAGCCGAGGCCGAAGACCATGGCGAACCACTCCACACCCATCGGGTTGTCGGTGGTGCCCATGTATTTCCAGGAGTGGACGAAGGTGTCATCGAGACCCTTCTTCATGTTTTCCCAGCCGCCCATGTTCTCAAGGCCGAGAATGACCAGCGGCGCGAAGCCGAGGACGATGAGGAAGAACTGGAGGACTTCCGTGTAGATGGCGGAGGTCAGACCGCCCTTGAGCACGTAGGCCAGAACGACGACGGATGAAACCAGCAGCGAGATATTGTAGTCCCAGCCGAGCAGGAGCTTGAGCAGGGCGGCCAGCGCGTGCAGGGAGGCGCCGGACGAGGCGACCGTCATGGCCGCGAAGGCGATGGAGTTCAGACCGCGGGTCTTTTCATCGAAGCGCAGCTTGAGGTATTCCGGCACCGACCGTGCCTTCGAGCCGTAGTAGAACGGCATCATGAAGATCGCCAGGAAGATCATGGCCGGAATCGCACCCACCCAATAGAAGTGCGAGGTCATGATGCCGTATTTGGCACCGGAGGCGGCCATGCCGATGACTTCCTGCGCGCCGAGGTTGGCGGAAAGGAAGGCGAGGCCGGTGATCCATGCCGGGATCGACTTGCCGGAGAGGAAGAAGTCGTTCGCACTCTTCACCTGCCGCTTCAGCATGAAGCCGATGCCGATGACGACCGCGATGTAGGCCGCGAGGATGGTGTAATCGACGAAATGGAGGTCGATTTTCGGCGCATTGACGCCGGAGGAAACGGCGCCGCCACCGGCGGACGCGAGGATCGGGACGAGGTCGAGGAACATTGGGTTCAGGAAAACAAGGATTCGGGAAGCAGGAGCGCGATTTGAAGCGACGGGCTGCCCGTCTAGCAAGTGGTCAGTGCGTGCGCCCCCACGATTGTGGGGGCGCACGGAAGGGAGGCAGGCCTGCGGATTATTCGGCCGAGAACTTCAGCACCATGGTGTGCTTGTAGGTCTCGCCGGGCTTGAGGACCGCGGTCGGGAAGGACGGCTGGTTCGGCGCGTCCGGGAAGTTTTCGGTCTCGAGGGCGCAGGCGGTGCGGTAGGCGTACTTCACGCCGCCCTTGCCGGCCACGGTGCCGTCGAGGAAATTGCCGCCGTAGAACTGGATGGCGGGCTTATCGGTCGAGATGTCGAGCCGGCGACCGCTCTTCGGGTCCTTCAGGGTGGCGGCGTGGCGGATGCCTTCCTTCTTGGTCAGGATCCAGGCGTGGTCGTAGCCACCGCCGAGCTTGAGGGCCTCGAATTCCGCGCCGACGCGCTCGCCGATCGGGGTCGGCTTGGTGAAATCCATCGGGGTGCCGGTGACGGAATCCAGCTTGCCGGTCGGGATCAGGCCCTTGTCGGTCGGCAGATACTTGTCGGCATCCAGGGTGAGGATGTGATCGTTGATGGTCTCATTCGGCACGCCGCTGAGGTTCCAGTAGGCGTGCTGGACGATATTGAGAACTGTCGGGGCGTCGGTGGTGGCGGTGACTTCCCACTTCAGCTCGTTGGCCTCGGTCAGGGTGTACTTGACCTTGGTGGTCAGGGTGCCCGGGTAGCCTTCCTCGCCGTCCTTCGAGACGTAGGTGAGGTCGAGGGAGTTGGAGGCGTCATCGGCCTTGGCGGTCCAGAGGACCTTGTTGAAGCCGACATTGCCGCCGTGGAGGTGGCAGGGGATGCCGCCGGGCTCGTTGTTGGTGGCGAGCGTGTAGTCCTTGCCGTTCAGGGAGAACTTGCCGTCCTTGATGCGGTTGCCGAAGCGGCCGACGGTGGCGCCGAAGTAGGGATTGCCCTTGGAAAGGTAGCCTTCCGCGGAATCGAAGCCGTAGGTGACATCGGCGTTCTTGCCGGCCTTGTCCGGGACTTCCATGGAGACGATGGTCGCTCCGAGGTCGGTGATCTTGGCGCGGAGGCCGTTCTTGTTGGTCAGGGTGAAGATCTTGGCTTCACGGCCGTCAGGGAGCTTTCCAAAGGTTTCCACAGGAATTTTCGAGGTAGCGGAGGCGGAATCTTTTCCGGCGGCAAGGCAAGCGGTTGCCATCAGCGTCATCAAGGTGGCTGTTTTCATGGGTTAGTAGGTCAAACGTAGTCGAAACTTCAAATCATGGATTCAGGGTGTAAATCCGAAATCCTGTCCTCAGATGCTGGGTTTTCCGATGCATCTCATGCTCAGGAGGGTACCGGCAAGATTTCCTTGTTGCCGGGCCGTCATGTGCGCGGAAGAACAAACCGCATGAACGTGGATTTCGCGAATCAGGAAAGTGTGGGGACGTGGCTGGCCGGAGTGCTCGAGAGTTTCGCCTGCCAGACAGGGACCCTGCACAAGGCGGATGGCGAGTGGCTGGACCTGGTGGCGCAGGTCGGGGTGCCGGAATTCCTGCTGCCGAAGATCGCCCGGATTCCCTTTGGCAAGGGGATCGCCGGGGTGGCGGCGGAGCGGCGGGAGCCGGTGGAGCTGTGCAATCTCCAGCAGGATCTGGGCGGGGTGGCCCGGCCGGATGCGCGGGAGACGAAGGTCTCCGGCTCGCTGGCGGTGCCGGTGCTCTCGCCCGATGGTGCGACGGTGCTGGGTACCTTGGGAGTTGGCATGCAGGAGCCGCATGATTTCACGGAAGATGAGAAGGCGCGACTGTCCGGAATTGCTACGGAGATCGGAAAGACATGGGCTGGAAGCTGACCGCGCCATTGACCGGCGGGCGCAAGGATCGTTAGATGACGGCCATGACACCCGTTGGGGCAGCGAAGAAGATCCTCGATACCATGCTGGGCCATCTCGGCTTCCATGTGGAGATCGAGATCATCGAAAGCGAGGAGGAGCCGTGCCTGCAGATTCACACGCCACGCAGCGAGTTGCTGATCGGCAAGGACGGAGAGCGACTGGATGATTTGCAGTACCTGGTGAACCGGGTGCTGCGGAAGCATTTCCCGAAGGCCCCGCGCGTGCGGATCGACTGCGAGCACTACCGCGCGATCCAGGAAGACAAGCTGTCCGCCGAGGTCCGCGCTGCGGCCGAGGGGGTGAAAACCAGCGGCAAGGCCTTCAAGATGCGGCCGCTGAATGCCTACTACCGCCGGCTCGTCCACAATGTGCTGGTCGATGACGAGACGGTGGAGAGCGTTTCGCCCGGCGGCGAGGAGCGGCTCAAGCGCATCATCATTCGTCCGCGTGGCAGCGAGGGAACCCCGAGCGCGGAATGAAGAAGTTCTTTTTCGACTGCGGGACGCGTGACCCGCTGGCTTCGACCGGGCTGGTGCTGCTGCGGCTGGCGTACGGCTGGATGATGCTCTACGGGCACGGGATCATGAAGATCCAGAACTTCGAGCAGATGAAGGCAGGGTGGCCGGTTGCCGGTATCTTTCCGCTGAACTTGATGAGCAGCCCGGTCAGCCTGATGGCGACGATCGGCGCGGAGGTGGGTGCGTCGGCCTTGCTGATGCTAGGCTTCATGACCCGGCCGGCGTCATTCGTGCTCGGATTTGCGATGACGATTGCCGCGTTCCAAGTGAACGCCCAAGCGCCGTTTTTCTCGACCGGCAGCGGGCCTTCCAAGGAGATGGCGGTGCTTTATCTGATTCCCTGCTTCGTCTTCATCATCACCGGGGCCGGCCAGTGGTCGATTGATGCCGGATTTGATACGGACAAGCGCCGCCGTCGCTGGAAGAAGTGAGCTGAGCTAGAGCCAAGCCATGGAAACGCACCGCCTCGTCCTGCCGGAGGATCTGAATCATTTCGGATTCCTTTTTGGCGGGCGCTTGCTGGCGTGGGTGGATGAGGCGTGCTGGATCGCGGCGTCGCTGGATTTCCCGCACTGCCAGTTCGTGACCATCGGGATGGACAAGGTGGAGTTCCGGTTTTCGGTGCGGCAGGGGACTATTCTCAATATCCGCTGCATCAAGGAGCACGAGGGCAATACCTCGGTGAGCTACCGGGTGGAGGTCTTCGACCGGCGGAACTCGATCGCGCCGCCGATCTTTTCGACCGGCATCACTTACGTGAGCGTGGACGACAGCGGGCGGAAGCGACCGATCCGTTAAGCGTGCGCCGGGCTTGCCCGCGGCTCCTGGGCCTGCCATCACGGCGGGCCGATGATCGAGACGCTCGACCTCATTTTGCCCCTCGAAGCCTCCGAGGACGAAGCCGCGTGGAAAGCTGCTGCGGCGAAGAAGCTCGGCGTGCCCGCCTCGCGGGTGACCGGAGTGCGGCTGCTGAAGCACTCGCTGGATGCCCGGCAGCGTGCGGTGAAGGTGCAGCTCCGGCTGGAGGTGGCGGTGGATGAGCCGCTGCCGGAGGAGGTGAATCCGGCCTGGTCGGCTCCGGCGCTGCCGCGGGATGCGAAGACGGCGGTGATTGTGGGGTGCGGACCGGCGGGGATGTTTGCGGCGCTGCGGTGCCTGGAGCGGGGGATCAAGCCGATCGTGCTGGAGCGGGGGAAGGATGCGTCCGCGCGGCGATTCGACTTAGCTCCGATCTTGCGGCAGGGGGTGGTGATCGAGGATTCTAACTATTGTTTCGGTGAGGGGGGGGCGGGGACTTTCTCCGATGGCAAGCTCTACACGCGTGCGACGAAGCGTGGCCCTGTCGCTCGTGTTTACGAGATCCTGGTCGCGCATGGTGCGCCGCAGCGGATTCTAACAGATGCGCATCCGCACATCGGCTCGAACCTGCTGCCGAATGTGGTGAAGGCGATGCGGGCTTCCATTCTCGAAGCGGGTGGGGAAGTCCGCTTTCAGGCCAAGGTGGTGGATTTCATCCTCGATGGTGACCGGCTGCGTGGCGTGGTCACTGCGGATGGTGAGGAGATCACGGGGGATGCGGTGATTCTGGCGACCGGGCACAGCGCGCGGGATATTTACCGGCTGCTTGCGGAGAAGAAGATCTTGTTAGAGCGGAAGCCGTTTGCGGTGGGGGTGCGGATTGAGCACCCGCAGCCGTTCATTGATGCCGAGCAGTATCACCTGAAGAAAGATGAGGCGCGGCCGGATCTGTTGCCTGCTGCGCGTTATGCGGTGGCGACGAAGATCGATGACCGCGGGGTGCATTCGTTCTGCATGTGCCCTGGTGGTTTCATCGTGCCGGCATCGACCGAGAATGATGAGGTGGTGGTGAATGGGATGAGCCTCGCTCGCCGCGATTCGCCGTTTGCGAACTCGGGGCTGGTGGTGACGGTGGAGCCGGAGGATACGGACTCGTTTGCGAAGGAGCACGGCGTGCTTTCCGGGATTGCCTATCAGAAGGCGCTGGAGGTTGCGGCGAAGCAGGCGGGTGGCGGGGGACAGGTGGCGCCGGGGCAGCGGGTGGCTGATTTCCTTGTCGGCAAGGTTTCGGCCGATCTGCCGAAGACGAGCTACTTTCCTGGAGGCAAGTCCTCGCCGCTGCATGAGATTTTGCCGAAGGGAATCGTCAGGCGGATGCAGACGGGACTGAAGTTGTTTGACCGGAAGATCCGGGGGTATGCGGGGAAGGAGGCGTTGTTGTTAGGCTTTGAGACGCGCACGAGTTCGCCGGTTCGTATTCCTCGGCGGGACGATACGCTGGAGCATCCGGAAGTGCATGGCCTGTATCCGTGTGGGGAAGGGGCGGGGTATGCCGGGGGGATCGTAAGTGCGGCGCTCGATGGGATGCGGGTGGCGGAGGCGCTCTAGGGAAAAGCCACTCGTGCTTCCCAGCCGAGGATCTCGCGAGCTTTCCTGACATCTGCCAGCGTGCCGAGAACATCGGCCGGATGCGGTGGGCCGTATTTCACCTCGGTGGTCATGCCAGTCCATGCCTCGGCGGCGCGGAGCATGTCGTTTACGGAGTGGTTTCGGCCGGTGCCGATATTGAAGGTCTCGAAGCCGCGGCCTTTCCATGCGAGCGCTTGCTCGACCGCACGGGCGACATCGGAGACATGCGTGAGGTCACGCCGCTGGCTGCCGTCGCCGTGGATGGTGATGGTTTCGGCGGCGAGGATTTTTCTGCGGAATGATTCCAGGGCTAGATCCGGGCGCTGGCCATCGCCCCAGACGGCGAACAGTCGTAGGGCGATGAAGTCGATGCCGTGACTTTCTGAGTAGAGCTTGCCCCATTGCTCTCCTTGAACCTTTGTCAGGGCGTAGGGGCTGCAGGGGGAGAGTGGATTGTCTTCAGCGCTCGGCGTTCCGTTGGTTGCTCCATACACGCTGGATGAGGAGGCGAAGATGAAGCGCTTCACGCCGTGCTGTTTGGCCCATTCCAAGAGGCGAACGGTACCTCCGACATTGGTCTCAATGTAATCTGAAGGCCGCTCCATCGATGGCCGGACTCCGCCCAAGGCGGCGAGGTGGACGATGGCGTCGCAGTTTTTGCCCGGAAGATCTCCGTTGCGGATATCGCAGAGGATGGTCTGAATCTCATCCGGATGCGGCGGACTTGGCTCCCGATTGTCCAATGCGATCACACCATGCCCCGATTCTGCGAGATGGCGGGCAACATGGTGGCCGATGAATCCGGAGGCTCCGGTCACCAGAACGGTTGATTTGTTAGATGGCATCCGGGAGGAAGAGTCGCAGGTAGTCGTTCGTCATTCGCTCCAATGTGAAATGCTGGCGGATGTGCTCGCGGGCGGCGGTGCTCATGGCGTCGCGCTTTGATGTGTCGTGAGCCAGATCGACCATTGCCTTGGCGAAGGCGGGTACGTCACGGGCGGGCACGAGGCGTCCATTGAGTTCATCGATGACTTGCTCGGAAGCGCCGCCGACATCGCTGGCGATGACTGGCAATCCGGAGGCTAGGGCTTCGAGCGAAGCATTCGGGCAACCGGCGGGATCGGAGATCATCACGAAGACGTCGCAGGTGGCATGGAAGCTTCCGATGTCATGGGTTTCGCCGAGCCACTCGACGGGCAGGCCGTTGGAGAGCTCTTGCAGTTCCTTCGCGCATTCCTCGGCTCCGGTTTCGACTCCACCGGCGATTTTCAGCACGCAGGCTGGGAGGTCAGGGAGCGCGAGTCGGAAGGCTTCGATGAGTTCGTCCAAGCGCTTCTGCGGGCTGATGCGTGCCGCAGTGCCGAAGACCAGTGCTCCTTCTATCTGCGTGCGTCTGCGAGGTTGATCGGGAAGAGTCACGCCATTCGGGATCACCTTTACGGAAGCGCCAATGGCTTCGGCTCGTTCGGCCTCTCTTCCGTATTTCACGACGAAGCTCTTCAACAGGCGTCCGTAGTCCCGCGGCTCGCGGCATGGGAGGCCGGGTGGGGGATTCTCCATCGTGCGCTCGAAGGAGGAGAACCACATCTCGCCGGGGGAGATATCGTGGACGGGGGTGAATGGGAGGGAGTCGGCGAGCAGCAGCTTGTGGGTGGTGATGGCGTTCCAGAAGACGACCGCGGCGGGTGGATCGGCGGTCATTTCGGTGAGGATCAGATCCACCGCTTCCTGTGGCCCGATGATGCCGGCTGGTGGTGGGACGAAGACTTCGATGCCGTGGTCTAACAAATCCGTGCGTCCTGCGGTGGGGTGCTCGGGATATTCCTGGAGCAGGGCGACGCAGACCTTGTGACCTTTCGCGTGAAATGATTTTGCGAGTCGGCGGAGGGAAGATTGCGCGCCGCCCATGGAGAGGTTGTTGGTGACGAACCAGAGGGTGGCGCCTTTCTCGACGCGGCAGGCTGCTTGACGGGCGAAGCGAGCGACACGCTCGGCCATGCGAGGGGTGGTGAAGTCGCGCCATACGAGCTTGTGGGCTGAGGGTGGGGGGGCGAGAAATGCGTCGGCGATGGCTTTGGCGAACTGTTGTGGCGTAGCCTTGGCCCCTAACAAGCTCATCGAGGGATTGCTCCATGCCAGTTCACGGGTGCCGCCGGTGTCGCATGCGATTACCGGACGACCGGATGAGAGTGCTTCTAGGTGAGCGAGGCTGAGGCCTTCGTGGGCGCTGCAGGAGACGAGTGCGTGGGCTTTTGCGAGCACTTCACGGACGGGGACTTTTCCTTCGGTCCATGTTAGGTCGATGCCGTGCTTTGCTGCTTCGCGATCGACGAGTTCGCGGGAAGCCGTGGCATCGGCGAGGTTTGGGGATGTTTCTCCGGCGATCAGCAGCTCTACCGGCTTGTTGATTCCGCGTGCTGCGAGTTCATCGCGGATTGCGGCGGTGATGGCGGGAAGCAATTCGAGGCGTTTTTGCGGGCGCGGATTTGCGACGCAAGCCAGGATGAAGCCCGAGTCATTCGGAGGTAGTGGGGTCTCGGGAAATTCGTTCGGGCGGATGCCATTCCATACCGTGCGCACAGGTAGGTTCGGCAATGCACTGCGCAGTTCCGATTCCGCTGCTTGAGAGCAGGCGAGCAAGATTGTGACGTCGTTTGGCTGAAGCGTTTCCCAGTCGCGCGGCCAGCCTTCGCGGCTGTTGTGGACGGTGGTGATGACGGGGATGCCGGACTTTGAGAGGGTGCGGGTTTCCTCGGCATCGGTGAGGTGGACGTGAAGGATGTCCGCACCTTGGGCGATGGCGTGCTTGGCGAGCATGCCTGCACGTTCGCCGCGCCGGAGATGGGAGAGGTCGAGTGTGCCCGGTGGGATATCGAGGGATGTGCGATGAGGCTTACCCAGTACGACGAGCCGCGCTGCGACGTCGTGGCGAGGGAGCTCTTCCGCGAGATCCCGTGCGATTTTCTCCGCACCGCCGTGCTGGAGACTGGTGACGATCTGATAGATGGCGAGGCGATCGTCGGTTGGGGCCAAGTCGAGGGCGGACCAGTGGACGATACGCGCTGAGGAGGGCAGAGCTTCTCCCTTCAAACGCGCCTGCAAGGTCTCGGGAGACGAGTGCCATTCGCAAAGCGGCGGCGGGAGTTCGCCCGAGTAGTCACCGCCGTGTTTCCGGTGGAAGTCCGACCACTCGCCGCTAGGGGGGAGGCCGATGGCTACCAATGGGCGGCCTTCTAACAGAGGAGGGATTTTGAATGAGTCGGGTGATCGCAGCACGCAGCCGGCGCGGAGCAGAAGTCCAGGGCCTGCAATCTCTTGCGAGAGTGCGAAGCCTGCTGCTTCCAGGCTGCGGCGGCTGCGGGCTTTCAGCCATGGCCGGCGCGGGTCGGTGCCAAAGACGAGGGCAAAGCCCGCGATGCTCGCTTGCTTGGCGGGCTCGGGATCGGAAAGGGAGCGCGAATGGGACATCGCTCGTCAGTAGGCCGAAGGGAAGATGGGAGGACGGCGGCGATCGTCATCATCGTCGTCCTGGCGACGGTGGGGAAATGCGGGTGGAGTGCTGAAGATGGCGGGGGAGATGTCGTTCTGTGGATCATCGCCCGCGATGACGCTGACGGAATTCGGTTCGCTGCCGGTGAAGACGAATTGGCCGTCGTCTCCCGGGCGATAGATGAGCTCCTGAACCATCGCGGCACCGGCGACCATGTAGCGGATTTTCAACAAGGTGCCTTCCGGGTAGTCGCCATTGATCCAGAAGCCGTCGTTGGTCCTGCGGATGGGTGGCTGATAGGCAGGTTGTGGTTGAGGTCGGTAGCCGGTGCTGGGCATCGGCGGTGCCGGGTTCCGACCGCGGGTGATCAACTTGAAGAGCGAGATCACCACGGCGACGGGGATGAGCAGGCAAAACAGGCCCTTGAAGAGAACGGCAATCAGCGGTGGGGAAGAGGGCGTCGAGCGATGCCGTAGCTCGTCGTAGGTGGGTGTGGCGTCGGGAGTGGTGGGCTCTGCTGGTGCTTCGGCTTCCACTGGTGGGAGCTCCGTGGCTGCGGGAGGCTTGGGTGGTGATGGTGGAGGAGTTGCTGCGGCGACTTCGGTGCTACAGAGGATGCGGAAGCCGGTGTCGGCATTCCGGCTGCGCGGGTCGGCGCGGTAGCGGGCGGCGCTGCGGGTATTGCTGGCGCCGCGGTTCCAGGAGCCACCGCGAAGGACCCGGCGGGGCTTATCGCTGAGGTTTTGATTGTCCTGGCGTGGATCCATTGCGTCGCCGGCGGGATAGGGGGCATACCAATCGAGGCACCATTCGGAGACGTTGCCGGCGATGAAGATGCCCCAGGGATTGGCGGGCTTGGAGTCGACGGGATGGGTGGTGTTGCCAGCGTTGCCCTTGTGCCAGGCGATGTCGGCGTCGGGGCCGTGCCATGCGGTGGTGGTGCCGGCGCGACAGGCGTATTCCCACTGGGCTTCGGTGGGGAGGGTGATCTTGCGGCCGGACTTTCGTTCAAGCCAGGTGCAGAAGGCTTGTGCGTCGGGAAAGGTGAGGAGGCAAACGGGGTGATCCGCAGTTTGGGGGAATCCGGGGCTTTTCCACGTGAAGTCCTTTCTTTGGCTGAGGG
This window contains:
- a CDS encoding sodium:solute symporter family protein, whose product is MFLDLVPILASAGGGAVSSGVNAPKIDLHFVDYTILAAYIAVVIGIGFMLKRQVKSANDFFLSGKSIPAWITGLAFLSANLGAQEVIGMAASGAKYGIMTSHFYWVGAIPAMIFLAIFMMPFYYGSKARSVPEYLKLRFDEKTRGLNSIAFAAMTVASSGASLHALAALLKLLLGWDYNISLLVSSVVVLAYVLKGGLTSAIYTEVLQFFLIVLGFAPLVILGLENMGGWENMKKGLDDTFVHSWKYMGTTDNPMGVEWFAMVFGLGFVLSFGYWCTDFLVVQRAMAAKSMNDARRTPIIGAVPKMLFPVIVILPGIIALALMKSGTGYSIPGMETGNPDYNLVIPSLIAHYLPTGLLGLALTALMASFMSGMAGNVTAFNTVWTYDIYQSYIAPNKSDSHYMWMGKVATVAGILISIAFAYVAKNVDNIMDFLQLVFGFVNAPVFATFLLGMFWKRATGHGAFFGLLGGTLAAAAFHGLSTPKIMAAGEAALPWIKGGYLGAHYQFTSSMAQNFWLAIVAWSSCFILTIVISLATARTKEDKELVGLVYSLTPKQNDEAEPLWKRPAVVGTAVLVFALILNIIFW
- a CDS encoding aldose epimerase family protein, with amino-acid sequence MKTATLMTLMATACLAAGKDSASATSKIPVETFGKLPDGREAKIFTLTNKNGLRAKITDLGATIVSMEVPDKAGKNADVTYGFDSAEGYLSKGNPYFGATVGRFGNRIKDGKFSLNGKDYTLATNNEPGGIPCHLHGGNVGFNKVLWTAKADDASNSLDLTYVSKDGEEGYPGTLTTKVKYTLTEANELKWEVTATTDAPTVLNIVQHAYWNLSGVPNETINDHILTLDADKYLPTDKGLIPTGKLDSVTGTPMDFTKPTPIGERVGAEFEALKLGGGYDHAWILTKKEGIRHAATLKDPKSGRRLDISTDKPAIQFYGGNFLDGTVAGKGGVKYAYRTACALETENFPDAPNQPSFPTAVLKPGETYKHTMVLKFSAE
- a CDS encoding GAF domain-containing protein, coding for MNVDFANQESVGTWLAGVLESFACQTGTLHKADGEWLDLVAQVGVPEFLLPKIARIPFGKGIAGVAAERREPVELCNLQQDLGGVARPDARETKVSGSLAVPVLSPDGATVLGTLGVGMQEPHDFTEDEKARLSGIATEIGKTWAGS
- a CDS encoding Jag family protein, translating into MTPVGAAKKILDTMLGHLGFHVEIEIIESEEEPCLQIHTPRSELLIGKDGERLDDLQYLVNRVLRKHFPKAPRVRIDCEHYRAIQEDKLSAEVRAAAEGVKTSGKAFKMRPLNAYYRRLVHNVLVDDETVESVSPGGEERLKRIIIRPRGSEGTPSAE
- a CDS encoding DoxX family protein; the encoded protein is MKKFFFDCGTRDPLASTGLVLLRLAYGWMMLYGHGIMKIQNFEQMKAGWPVAGIFPLNLMSSPVSLMATIGAEVGASALLMLGFMTRPASFVLGFAMTIAAFQVNAQAPFFSTGSGPSKEMAVLYLIPCFVFIITGAGQWSIDAGFDTDKRRRRWKK
- a CDS encoding acyl-CoA thioesterase, translated to METHRLVLPEDLNHFGFLFGGRLLAWVDEACWIAASLDFPHCQFVTIGMDKVEFRFSVRQGTILNIRCIKEHEGNTSVSYRVEVFDRRNSIAPPIFSTGITYVSVDDSGRKRPIR
- a CDS encoding NAD(P)/FAD-dependent oxidoreductase, coding for MIETLDLILPLEASEDEAAWKAAAAKKLGVPASRVTGVRLLKHSLDARQRAVKVQLRLEVAVDEPLPEEVNPAWSAPALPRDAKTAVIVGCGPAGMFAALRCLERGIKPIVLERGKDASARRFDLAPILRQGVVIEDSNYCFGEGGAGTFSDGKLYTRATKRGPVARVYEILVAHGAPQRILTDAHPHIGSNLLPNVVKAMRASILEAGGEVRFQAKVVDFILDGDRLRGVVTADGEEITGDAVILATGHSARDIYRLLAEKKILLERKPFAVGVRIEHPQPFIDAEQYHLKKDEARPDLLPAARYAVATKIDDRGVHSFCMCPGGFIVPASTENDEVVVNGMSLARRDSPFANSGLVVTVEPEDTDSFAKEHGVLSGIAYQKALEVAAKQAGGGGQVAPGQRVADFLVGKVSADLPKTSYFPGGKSSPLHEILPKGIVRRMQTGLKLFDRKIRGYAGKEALLLGFETRTSSPVRIPRRDDTLEHPEVHGLYPCGEGAGYAGGIVSAALDGMRVAEAL
- a CDS encoding NAD-dependent epimerase/dehydratase family protein, which produces MPSNKSTVLVTGASGFIGHHVARHLAESGHGVIALDNREPSPPHPDEIQTILCDIRNGDLPGKNCDAIVHLAALGGVRPSMERPSDYIETNVGGTVRLLEWAKQHGVKRFIFASSSSVYGATNGTPSAEDNPLSPCSPYALTKVQGEQWGKLYSESHGIDFIALRLFAVWGDGQRPDLALESFRRKILAAETITIHGDGSQRRDLTHVSDVARAVEQALAWKGRGFETFNIGTGRNHSVNDMLRAAEAWTGMTTEVKYGPPHPADVLGTLADVRKAREILGWEARVAFP